Proteins co-encoded in one Alphaproteobacteria bacterium PA2 genomic window:
- a CDS encoding AsnC family transcriptional regulator produces MSEPLDAVDAKILDLIQHDAALSVAEIADRVGLSSSPCWRRIKRLEDSGVIQRRVTILDREKLGLGFEVYCTVKLSLPTKDNLDAFETAIVKLPEVVQCATVTGAADYELRIVTRDMHAFDDFLREKILGLGLVSNIESRIVIRAVKNTTAAPLGLISAYVSTQG; encoded by the coding sequence ATGTCCGAGCCCCTCGACGCGGTCGATGCCAAGATTCTGGACCTTATCCAGCATGACGCTGCCCTCAGCGTCGCCGAGATCGCCGACCGGGTCGGATTGTCCTCCAGCCCTTGCTGGCGGCGTATCAAGCGCCTTGAGGATTCCGGAGTCATCCAGCGCCGGGTGACCATTCTGGACCGGGAAAAGCTGGGCCTGGGGTTCGAGGTCTATTGCACGGTCAAGCTGTCCCTGCCGACCAAGGACAATCTCGACGCCTTCGAGACCGCCATCGTCAAGCTGCCGGAAGTGGTGCAATGCGCTACGGTAACCGGCGCAGCCGACTATGAATTGCGGATCGTCACCCGCGACATGCACGCCTTTGACGACTTCCTGCGGGAGAAGATCCTGGGTCTGGGCCTGGTCTCGAACATTGAAAGCCGCATTGTCATCCGCGCCGTGAAGAACACCACCGCCGCGCCCCTGGGCCTGATCAGCGCCTATGTGAGCACCCAGGGCTGA
- a CDS encoding indolepyruvate ferredoxin oxidoreductase (Catalyzes the ferredoxin-dependent oxidative decarboxylation of arylpyruvates): MQRLEATLDDKFLLKEGRVFITGVQALLRVMIDQRRLDEAAGRNTAGFLSGYRGSPLGGLDQQAHRARKHLDAAQVVFKEGLNEDLAATAVWGSQQANLFPGALYDGVFGMWYGKAPGVDRTGDAFKHANFAGTHPTGGVLAVAGDDHTCKSSTLPSQSEYAFQDFEMPVLSPADVQEVLDYGLLGYGLSRFSGLWVGLIALADTMDSGVTIDVSLDRHKIITPANYALPSGGLGIRLKDQPLDKERRLRTHKIPAALAFARANRIDRVVLGAPRPRLGIVCQGQAYKDVIEAFAAMRISFAEAADLGVAIYKVGMPWPLEPQGLKAFAAGLETLMVIEHKRPLIEGQARAALYDLPAHARPRIIGKTDEQGHPLLSELSSLSVAEIALAIADRLPPGPHMDRVHDYLSRVSAASMAAVTLATDQQRKPFFCSGCPHNTSTRLPEGSRALAGIGCHYMASFSDPQTDLNSHMGGEGLTWVGSAPFTSEKHVFVNLGDGTYNHSGSLAIRASIAAGSHVTYKLLFNDAVAMTGGQKAESGFTPAQITRQLASEGVARTVIVAAEPERYQGVTDLAPGVEVHPRSELMAVQRLLRDTPGVTVLLYDQICATEKRRRTKRGTLAASPRRVFINPLVCEGCGDCSKASNCVAVEPYDTEFGRKRQINQSSCNTDYSCLQGFCPSFVTLEGAENALGAARPALSAASTPSPAFEPLTGLRNIVFTGIGGTGVTTTASILAMAAHLDGHAASVVDMTGLAQKGGAVFSHVRIGSEADSVVGGRVPAASAHVLIACDILSAAGPDALALYARDRTMAVANCDFAPTADFVTDRDVRFDAANMGKRIAAATHSFDEAPAHHLAESQFGDAIYANMIMLGFAWQKGHVPVSSQAMYRAIQLNGVAADQNFQAFELGRQVAHDPRLAQPAPAPDPATIPLDDLIARRAEDLKAYQNAAYAEDYRARVTRIAGLGSDALTRAVAVNLYKLMACKDEYEVARLYSDGRFAAERSKAFKGGRAKVWLAPPFLALKDAEGRPRKVAFGGWMLDVVFPLLAKMKGLRGTAIDPFGATEERRMERRMVADYQADLARIEAEWRDPRAGLARELAEIPQRIRGFGHVKAASFKSAASLRDGLWKAWEKA; the protein is encoded by the coding sequence ATGCAGCGCCTGGAAGCGACGCTCGACGACAAGTTTCTGCTCAAAGAGGGCCGGGTGTTCATCACCGGAGTCCAGGCCCTTCTGAGGGTCATGATCGATCAGCGCCGCCTGGATGAGGCCGCCGGGCGTAACACTGCAGGCTTCCTGTCCGGCTATCGCGGCTCGCCACTCGGGGGGCTGGACCAGCAGGCGCACAGGGCGCGGAAACATCTGGACGCCGCCCAGGTGGTCTTCAAGGAGGGGCTCAACGAAGACCTGGCCGCCACGGCCGTCTGGGGCAGCCAGCAGGCCAACCTGTTTCCCGGCGCGCTCTACGATGGCGTTTTCGGCATGTGGTACGGCAAGGCGCCAGGGGTGGACCGCACCGGAGACGCCTTCAAGCACGCCAACTTCGCCGGAACCCATCCCACCGGGGGTGTGCTGGCCGTGGCCGGTGATGACCACACCTGCAAGTCCTCCACCCTGCCCAGCCAGTCGGAATACGCCTTCCAGGACTTCGAAATGCCGGTCCTGTCGCCGGCCGATGTGCAGGAGGTCCTGGACTATGGCCTGCTGGGCTATGGCCTCTCGCGGTTCTCCGGCCTGTGGGTTGGTCTCATCGCCCTGGCTGACACCATGGACTCCGGTGTCACCATCGACGTCTCCCTGGACCGCCACAAGATCATCACCCCGGCCAACTACGCCCTGCCGAGCGGGGGCCTGGGCATAAGGCTGAAGGACCAGCCGCTGGACAAGGAGCGCCGTCTCCGGACCCACAAGATCCCCGCCGCCCTGGCCTTTGCCCGGGCCAACAGGATTGACCGCGTGGTGCTGGGCGCGCCCCGGCCCCGCCTGGGCATTGTCTGCCAGGGTCAGGCCTACAAGGACGTGATCGAGGCCTTTGCGGCCATGCGGATCTCGTTTGCGGAAGCCGCAGACCTCGGGGTAGCCATCTACAAGGTGGGCATGCCCTGGCCCCTGGAACCCCAGGGCCTGAAGGCCTTCGCCGCCGGTCTCGAGACCCTGATGGTCATTGAGCACAAGCGGCCCCTGATCGAGGGCCAGGCCCGCGCCGCCCTCTATGACCTGCCGGCCCATGCCCGCCCGCGGATCATCGGCAAGACCGACGAGCAGGGCCATCCTCTGCTCTCGGAGCTGAGCTCCCTTTCCGTCGCCGAAATCGCCCTGGCCATTGCTGACCGCCTGCCGCCAGGCCCTCACATGGACCGGGTGCATGACTATCTGAGCCGCGTGTCGGCCGCCTCCATGGCCGCCGTCACCCTGGCGACCGACCAGCAGCGCAAGCCCTTCTTCTGCTCCGGCTGCCCGCACAATACCTCGACGCGACTGCCAGAAGGCTCCCGGGCCCTGGCCGGGATCGGCTGTCACTATATGGCCAGCTTCTCTGATCCCCAGACCGACCTGAACAGTCACATGGGCGGGGAGGGTTTGACCTGGGTAGGGTCCGCGCCCTTCACCTCGGAAAAGCACGTCTTCGTCAATCTGGGGGACGGCACCTATAACCACTCGGGCTCCCTGGCCATCCGCGCCTCGATCGCAGCAGGGTCGCACGTGACCTACAAGCTGCTCTTCAATGACGCTGTGGCCATGACCGGCGGACAGAAGGCAGAGAGCGGCTTTACCCCCGCTCAGATTACCCGCCAGCTGGCGTCCGAAGGCGTGGCCCGCACGGTGATCGTGGCGGCGGAGCCCGAGCGCTATCAGGGCGTCACCGACCTGGCGCCTGGGGTGGAGGTGCATCCCCGTTCGGAGCTGATGGCGGTCCAGCGCCTGCTGCGCGACACCCCCGGCGTCACGGTCCTGCTCTACGACCAGATCTGCGCCACCGAAAAACGCCGTCGCACCAAGCGGGGAACCCTGGCGGCTTCGCCCCGGCGGGTCTTCATCAATCCCCTGGTCTGCGAAGGCTGCGGGGACTGCTCGAAGGCGTCCAACTGCGTCGCGGTCGAGCCCTATGACACTGAATTCGGACGCAAGCGGCAGATCAACCAGTCCAGCTGCAATACCGACTATTCCTGCCTGCAGGGCTTCTGTCCGTCCTTCGTGACCCTGGAAGGGGCGGAAAACGCCCTGGGCGCCGCCCGTCCGGCCCTGAGCGCAGCATCGACTCCGTCACCGGCGTTCGAGCCCCTGACAGGCCTGCGGAACATCGTCTTCACCGGCATTGGCGGAACGGGGGTGACCACGACCGCCTCGATCCTGGCCATGGCCGCCCACCTGGACGGTCACGCCGCCTCGGTGGTGGACATGACAGGTCTGGCCCAGAAGGGCGGGGCCGTCTTCAGCCATGTGCGTATCGGTTCAGAGGCCGACAGCGTGGTCGGCGGACGGGTTCCCGCAGCCAGCGCCCACGTACTGATCGCCTGTGACATCCTCTCGGCCGCGGGCCCGGACGCCCTGGCCCTCTACGCCAGGGACCGCACCATGGCGGTGGCCAATTGCGACTTTGCGCCTACAGCTGATTTCGTCACGGACCGGGACGTCCGTTTCGACGCTGCGAACATGGGCAAGCGGATCGCCGCAGCCACGCATAGTTTTGACGAGGCCCCGGCCCACCATCTGGCGGAGAGCCAGTTCGGCGACGCCATCTACGCCAATATGATCATGCTGGGGTTTGCCTGGCAGAAGGGCCATGTGCCGGTTTCCAGTCAGGCCATGTACCGGGCCATCCAGCTCAATGGCGTGGCGGCTGACCAGAACTTTCAGGCCTTCGAACTGGGGCGCCAGGTCGCGCATGATCCGCGCCTTGCCCAACCTGCGCCGGCCCCCGATCCAGCCACCATCCCCCTGGACGATCTGATCGCCCGCCGGGCGGAAGACCTTAAGGCCTATCAGAACGCCGCCTATGCTGAAGACTACCGCGCGCGCGTCACCAGGATTGCAGGCCTTGGATCCGACGCCCTGACCCGTGCGGTCGCCGTCAATCTCTACAAGCTCATGGCCTGCAAGGACGAGTACGAGGTGGCGCGGCTCTATTCCGACGGAAGGTTCGCCGCCGAGCGGAGCAAGGCCTTCAAGGGCGGCCGGGCCAAGGTCTGGCTTGCGCCGCCCTTCCTTGCCCTCAAGGACGCCGAGGGGCGGCCGCGCAAGGTGGCCTTCGGTGGCTGGATGCTCGACGTCGTCTTTCCGCTGCTGGCGAAAATGAAGGGGCTCCGCGGGACCGCAATCGACCCGTTCGGCGCAACGGAAGAGCGCAGGATGGAACGTCGCATGGTTGCGGATTATCAGGCCGACCTTGCGAGGATTGAAGCCGAGTGGAGGGACCCAAGGGCAGGCTTGGCGCGTGAGCTGGCAGAGATTCCGCAACGGATACGTGGGTTTGGGCATGTGAAGGCCGCCAGCTTCAAATCTGCTGCAAGCCTGCGAGATGGCCTCTGGAAGGCATGGGAGAAAGCCTAG
- a CDS encoding FAD-dependent oxidoreductase, producing MSQFDFDAVVVGAGAVGLACGYALKRRGLTVAVLEAGPIIGEGVSARNSEVVHGGLYYPTGSLKARLCVQGRRALYGFLDSHKVAYDKCGKLVVATSDEEVARLDGIMAQALANDVEGMAHMSGAQALALEPELNCMAALVSPESGVFDSHGYMLALQGEIEAGGGAVVTSTPFTGAAALPGGGWRVRAGGEEPTTLDARLLVTAPGLSAQAVAATIDGFPMETIPPLHYGKGVYFRLSGKAPFARLIYPPPIPGALGTHYRRDLGGQAVFGPDLAYVDELDYSVDPARAGDFYTYVRKFWPGLPDGSLNPDYAGIRPKLHGPGETQPDFRIDGPAAHGLEGLVTLFGIESPGLTSSLAIGEEVCARLGLKAPDAGLQGL from the coding sequence ATGAGCCAGTTTGATTTCGACGCCGTCGTGGTGGGAGCAGGAGCCGTAGGCCTGGCCTGTGGCTATGCCCTGAAGCGTCGCGGCCTGACTGTCGCCGTACTGGAGGCCGGCCCGATCATCGGGGAGGGCGTATCGGCCCGCAATTCCGAAGTTGTCCACGGCGGTCTCTACTATCCGACGGGATCGCTGAAGGCTCGGCTCTGCGTTCAGGGCCGGCGGGCCCTCTACGGGTTCCTGGACAGCCACAAGGTCGCCTATGACAAGTGCGGCAAGCTGGTTGTGGCCACCAGTGATGAGGAGGTCGCCAGGCTCGACGGCATCATGGCCCAGGCGCTCGCCAATGACGTTGAGGGCATGGCGCACATGTCAGGCGCCCAGGCCCTGGCCCTTGAGCCGGAACTCAACTGTATGGCCGCCCTGGTCTCGCCGGAAAGCGGGGTCTTTGACAGCCACGGCTATATGCTGGCCCTGCAGGGCGAGATCGAGGCCGGCGGCGGCGCGGTTGTCACCTCGACCCCCTTCACCGGAGCTGCGGCCCTGCCGGGCGGCGGCTGGCGGGTTCGGGCCGGAGGCGAGGAGCCGACCACCCTGGACGCCCGCCTGCTGGTCACGGCGCCGGGCCTGTCCGCCCAGGCGGTCGCCGCCACGATCGACGGCTTCCCGATGGAGACCATTCCGCCCCTTCACTATGGCAAGGGGGTCTATTTCCGCCTGTCGGGCAAGGCGCCCTTCGCCCGCCTGATCTATCCGCCGCCAATCCCGGGCGCCCTCGGCACCCACTATCGCCGGGACCTTGGCGGGCAGGCCGTGTTCGGCCCTGACCTGGCCTATGTGGATGAGCTGGACTACAGCGTCGATCCGGCGCGGGCCGGGGATTTCTATACCTATGTCCGCAAGTTCTGGCCTGGCCTGCCCGACGGTTCGCTGAACCCTGACTATGCCGGGATCCGGCCCAAGCTTCACGGACCCGGCGAGACCCAGCCGGACTTCCGGATCGATGGCCCTGCGGCCCACGGCCTGGAGGGACTGGTCACCCTGTTCGGCATTGAGAGCCCCGGCCTGACCAGTTCACTGGCCATTGGCGAAGAGGTCTGCGCCCGCCTGGGCCTAAAGGCGCCCGACGCAGGTCTCCAGGGCCTCTGA
- a CDS encoding excinuclease ABC subunit C, with protein MASDVTDQPLQGAALIKDQVRRLPDSPGVYRMMGEDGEVLYVGKARSLKKRVIQYAQGRFHTQRIALMVDLTRSMEFVTTRTETDALLLEINLIKQMKPRFNVLLRDDKSFPEIVIRREHPAAQLRKHRGAHTIKGDYFGPFASAHSVTKTLNTLQKAFLLRSCSDSVYEARTRPCMLHQIKRCAAPCTGLISLEDYAGLVDQAEDFLRGRSRAVLATLSSQMQAASDDMEFELAARLRDRIRALASVSQETQINPESLEEADVFALHAEGGQACMQVFFFRAGQNWGNRAYFPRVDKTDGDSEVMAAFLGQFYDDKPIPKLILTSVEPDEADLLTEAFGIKAGRKVEITRPQRGEKRQLVDDALTNAREALGRKMSESSAQSKLLAGVAEAFGLDTDPERIEVYDNSHIMGTNAVGGMIVAGRDGFLKSQYRKFNIKGTDLTPGDDYGMMKEVFRRRFARLVKEEESGDSRARPDLVLVDGGAGQLAASLEIFEELGIDDIAIVGVAKGPDRDAGLERFFLPGKPPFMLEPKSPVLYYLQRLRDEAHRFAIGTHRIKRSAEMLKNPLDEIDGVGPGRKRALLHAFGSARGVSRASVDDLAKVDGVSDALAERIHAFFRKG; from the coding sequence ATGGCTTCGGACGTGACCGATCAACCCCTGCAAGGCGCGGCCCTGATCAAGGATCAGGTGCGCCGGCTCCCGGACTCGCCGGGGGTCTATCGTATGATGGGCGAAGACGGCGAGGTCCTCTATGTGGGCAAGGCCCGGTCCCTGAAGAAGCGCGTCATCCAGTATGCCCAGGGCCGGTTCCACACCCAGCGCATCGCCCTGATGGTCGACCTGACCCGGTCCATGGAGTTCGTCACCACCCGCACCGAGACCGACGCCCTTCTGCTCGAGATCAATCTGATCAAGCAGATGAAGCCAAGGTTCAACGTCCTGCTGCGGGACGACAAGAGCTTCCCCGAAATCGTCATCCGGCGCGAACATCCCGCTGCCCAGCTGCGCAAGCATCGCGGGGCCCATACCATCAAGGGCGACTATTTCGGGCCCTTCGCCTCGGCCCACTCGGTGACCAAGACCCTCAACACCCTGCAGAAGGCCTTCCTCCTGCGATCCTGCTCCGACAGCGTCTATGAGGCGCGGACCCGACCCTGCATGCTGCACCAGATCAAGCGCTGCGCAGCGCCCTGTACGGGCCTGATAAGTCTGGAAGACTATGCCGGGCTGGTTGACCAGGCCGAGGACTTCCTGCGGGGCCGGAGCCGGGCGGTGCTGGCGACCCTGTCGTCGCAGATGCAGGCGGCTTCCGATGACATGGAGTTCGAGCTGGCTGCCCGCCTGCGTGACCGGATCCGCGCCCTGGCCTCAGTCTCCCAGGAGACCCAGATCAATCCGGAGTCCCTGGAGGAGGCCGATGTCTTCGCCCTGCACGCAGAAGGGGGTCAGGCCTGCATGCAGGTCTTCTTCTTCCGCGCCGGCCAGAACTGGGGCAACCGCGCCTACTTCCCCCGGGTGGACAAGACTGATGGGGATTCTGAGGTCATGGCGGCCTTCCTGGGCCAGTTCTACGACGACAAGCCCATCCCCAAGCTGATCCTGACCAGTGTCGAGCCTGACGAGGCCGACCTGCTGACCGAGGCCTTTGGTATCAAGGCCGGCCGCAAGGTCGAGATCACACGGCCCCAGCGGGGTGAGAAGCGCCAGCTTGTCGATGACGCCCTGACCAATGCCCGGGAGGCCCTGGGGCGGAAGATGTCGGAAAGCTCGGCCCAGTCGAAACTGCTGGCCGGCGTCGCCGAGGCCTTTGGTCTGGACACCGACCCCGAGCGGATCGAGGTCTATGACAACAGCCACATCATGGGCACCAACGCCGTCGGCGGCATGATCGTCGCGGGCCGCGATGGCTTCCTGAAGAGCCAGTACCGCAAATTCAACATCAAGGGGACGGACCTGACCCCTGGCGATGACTACGGCATGATGAAAGAGGTCTTCCGACGCCGGTTCGCCCGATTGGTGAAGGAAGAGGAGTCCGGCGACAGCCGCGCCCGCCCGGACCTGGTCCTGGTGGATGGCGGCGCAGGCCAATTGGCGGCCTCCCTCGAAATCTTCGAGGAGCTCGGCATAGACGACATCGCCATTGTCGGTGTGGCCAAGGGCCCTGACAGGGACGCGGGGCTTGAGCGCTTCTTCCTGCCCGGCAAGCCGCCCTTCATGCTCGAGCCCAAGAGCCCGGTGCTTTACTACCTGCAGAGGCTGAGGGATGAGGCGCACAGGTTCGCCATCGGCACTCACCGCATCAAACGCTCGGCGGAAATGCTCAAGAACCCGCTGGACGAGATCGACGGCGTCGGTCCCGGTCGCAAGCGGGCCCTGCTGCACGCCTTCGGGTCTGCGCGGGGTGTGTCCCGCGCCTCGGTGGATGACCTGGCCAAGGTCGATGGCGTCAGCGACGCCCTTGCAGAACGCATTCACGCCTTCTTCCGAAAGGGCTAA
- a CDS encoding acyltransferase: protein MADSATGRLASKMTLAIPAARSENKLLGLEILRFITAFAILVWHYQHFSFVGEEATGFVRNQQPLYGLFRPFFDYGLNGVQVFWCISGFIFFHKYRDSLAERRVDGRSFFVLRFSRLYPLHLFTLLVVAGLQVLYVGSHGFSFVYGNNDLKHFVLQLFLGSYWGLQNGLSFNGPIWSISMEVLVYFVFYACLRLFGRTNLVNLAMIGLFLLAKSRGSESALVNGVGFFYAGGLAAIFRGRFAGHRAWPWIQIAVLTCLSCAISAAAGLDVLSDSEKTNSALFVLTPLVLVLAAGHLPAPPAVARVIEGFGNLTYASYLLHFPLQLAAILGFSALGLAVPFYSSSLFVVYLVVVLALSWVAFRFFEKPAQNAIRRAWLA from the coding sequence ATGGCCGATTCGGCGACCGGCAGACTGGCGAGCAAAATGACCCTGGCGATCCCTGCCGCCCGTTCGGAAAACAAGCTTCTCGGCCTTGAAATCCTGCGGTTCATCACCGCCTTCGCCATACTGGTCTGGCACTACCAGCACTTTTCCTTTGTTGGCGAAGAGGCGACTGGCTTTGTCCGGAACCAGCAGCCGCTCTACGGATTGTTCAGGCCCTTTTTCGACTACGGCTTGAACGGTGTGCAGGTCTTCTGGTGCATCAGCGGCTTCATCTTTTTCCACAAATACCGCGACAGTCTGGCGGAACGACGGGTGGATGGCCGCAGTTTTTTTGTCCTGAGGTTTTCCAGGCTCTATCCGCTTCATCTCTTCACCCTGCTGGTCGTCGCAGGCCTGCAGGTCCTGTATGTCGGAAGCCATGGGTTCAGCTTTGTCTACGGCAACAACGACCTGAAGCACTTTGTCCTGCAACTCTTCCTGGGCTCCTACTGGGGTCTGCAGAACGGGTTGAGTTTCAACGGACCGATCTGGTCGATCTCCATGGAGGTCCTGGTCTATTTCGTCTTCTACGCCTGCCTCCGACTGTTCGGGCGTACCAACCTGGTGAACCTGGCCATGATCGGCCTGTTCCTGCTGGCCAAGTCCCGGGGAAGCGAAAGCGCCCTGGTCAATGGCGTGGGCTTTTTCTACGCGGGCGGCCTGGCCGCTATTTTCCGGGGGCGATTTGCCGGTCATCGGGCCTGGCCCTGGATCCAGATTGCCGTGCTGACCTGCCTCTCCTGCGCAATCTCCGCCGCGGCTGGTCTTGATGTGCTCAGCGACAGCGAAAAGACCAATAGCGCCCTGTTTGTCCTGACCCCTCTGGTTCTGGTGCTGGCGGCCGGCCACCTCCCTGCGCCCCCCGCTGTCGCCCGGGTGATCGAGGGGTTCGGGAATCTGACCTATGCCAGCTATCTCCTGCATTTCCCCCTGCAACTGGCCGCGATCCTTGGGTTTTCGGCGCTGGGTCTGGCTGTTCCCTTCTACAGCAGCAGTCTCTTTGTGGTTTATCTTGTGGTGGTCCTTGCCCTGTCCTGGGTTGCCTTCAGGTTCTTCGAGAAGCCTGCCCAGAACGCCATCCGCAGGGCCTGGCTGGCCTGA
- the asnB gene encoding asparagine synthase (glutamine-hydrolyzing), with amino-acid sequence MCGIAGVLHGSVSARALIDTLQHRGPNGIRVEDLPGASLAHARLSIIDLEGGWQPLHAAGSTVIGNGEVYNYLELADQFGLKDVLTTGSDFEPLLHLYGKEGPAAFDRLRGMYAFCLIGADGRTWLVRDPFGIKPLYILQKDGAVLFASEPRAFLESGLVEARASEDAVQELLAFNYTLGEGLIFEGVQRLAPGAIVEVVDGRLIPHGRRPALPAQPPRRETDGSALVKRLDAVLEDSIKVHQRSDVPYGLFLSGGVDSASVATLMSRLNERPVTAFTCGFDAPGARDERAKAERVALALNLDWRETLFTEADFWEILPKVAWAMDDPTADYAALPTYKLAQAARGTLTVVLTGEGGDELFGGYGRYRRALRPRWLGGRSTAPRADNAGAVDRWNAQAKAPKGLSRLQQAQWADVATWLPNDLLLKLDRCLMANGLEGRTPFLDPAVADFAFTLPDQFKVRGRYGKWLVRTWLEGVCPAADPWARKQGFTVPVATWIAPKAHEIAERISRLEAVKAVRTPEAARASLTAGEGWPLLFLAVWSQIHLEGASPSEALETCVGRL; translated from the coding sequence ATGTGCGGCATTGCCGGGGTCCTGCACGGGTCGGTCTCGGCCCGCGCCCTGATCGACACGCTTCAGCATCGGGGCCCGAACGGCATTCGGGTGGAAGACCTGCCCGGCGCTTCCCTGGCTCACGCCCGCCTGTCGATCATCGATCTGGAGGGCGGCTGGCAGCCCCTGCATGCCGCGGGATCCACCGTCATCGGCAATGGCGAGGTCTATAACTATCTGGAGCTGGCTGACCAATTCGGCCTCAAGGACGTCCTGACCACCGGCTCAGACTTCGAACCCCTTCTCCACCTTTATGGGAAGGAAGGTCCGGCGGCCTTTGACCGGCTGAGGGGCATGTACGCCTTCTGCCTGATCGGGGCGGATGGCCGGACCTGGCTGGTCCGCGATCCCTTTGGCATCAAGCCGCTCTACATCCTGCAGAAGGATGGCGCCGTCCTGTTCGCCTCCGAACCCCGGGCCTTTCTGGAATCCGGGCTGGTGGAGGCCAGGGCTTCGGAAGACGCCGTGCAGGAGCTGCTGGCCTTCAACTATACCCTTGGCGAGGGCTTGATCTTCGAAGGCGTCCAGCGCCTGGCGCCCGGGGCCATTGTCGAGGTCGTGGACGGCAGGCTGATCCCCCACGGACGCCGCCCGGCCTTGCCCGCCCAGCCGCCCCGCCGGGAAACCGACGGGTCGGCCCTGGTGAAGCGCCTGGACGCCGTGCTGGAGGACAGCATCAAGGTCCACCAGAGGTCCGACGTCCCCTATGGCCTCTTCCTGTCCGGCGGCGTCGACTCGGCTTCTGTCGCCACCCTTATGTCGCGCCTGAATGAGCGGCCGGTCACCGCCTTCACCTGCGGCTTTGACGCGCCTGGCGCAAGGGATGAGCGGGCCAAGGCCGAGCGGGTCGCGCTGGCGCTCAACCTCGACTGGCGCGAGACCCTGTTTACCGAGGCGGACTTCTGGGAAATCCTGCCCAAGGTGGCCTGGGCCATGGACGATCCCACCGCAGACTATGCCGCCCTGCCAACCTACAAGCTGGCGCAGGCGGCCAGGGGAACCCTGACCGTCGTCCTGACGGGCGAAGGGGGTGATGAGCTGTTCGGCGGCTATGGCCGGTATCGGCGAGCCCTCCGCCCTCGCTGGCTGGGCGGTCGCTCCACGGCGCCAAGGGCCGACAATGCCGGCGCCGTCGACCGGTGGAATGCGCAGGCGAAGGCGCCCAAGGGGCTCTCACGGCTCCAGCAGGCGCAATGGGCCGACGTGGCCACCTGGCTGCCCAATGACCTGCTGCTCAAACTGGACCGTTGCCTCATGGCCAATGGCCTGGAGGGCCGCACCCCATTCCTTGATCCCGCAGTCGCCGATTTCGCCTTCACCCTGCCCGACCAGTTCAAGGTGCGTGGGCGGTATGGAAAGTGGCTGGTGCGGACCTGGCTGGAGGGGGTCTGCCCCGCCGCTGATCCCTGGGCCCGCAAGCAGGGCTTCACTGTGCCGGTGGCCACATGGATTGCCCCGAAGGCCCATGAGATCGCTGAACGGATCAGCCGACTCGAAGCGGTAAAAGCCGTCCGGACGCCAGAGGCCGCACGCGCGAGCCTGACAGCGGGCGAAGGCTGGCCCCTGCTCTTCCTTGCCGTCTGGTCGCAGATTCACCTTGAAGGGGCGTCGCCCTCAGAGGCCCTGGAGACCTGCGTCGGGCGCCTTTAG
- the pgsA gene encoding CDP-diacylglycerol--glycerol-3-phosphate 3-phosphatidyltransferase: protein MKAIPNLLSSGRLVLTLFMFLALAAVGGGIPFLMISPEAHQGLVRFAFWAFVVAAVTDFFDGWLARKLDAVTVWGAILDPIGDKVLVCGAILGLLAMGPQPMVIVPSGLILFREFTVSALREVGAGKGIKLPVTLLAKWKTTCQLTALGAELLLAAGSAFTMTPAWREALALFAHGTLWVAAVITIVTGFQYWDQTRKALQD, encoded by the coding sequence ATGAAGGCCATTCCGAATCTTCTCTCCTCAGGGCGGTTGGTGCTGACCCTGTTCATGTTCCTTGCCCTGGCTGCGGTCGGGGGCGGGATTCCGTTCCTGATGATCAGCCCCGAGGCCCATCAGGGCCTGGTCAGGTTCGCCTTCTGGGCCTTTGTCGTGGCGGCGGTGACAGACTTTTTCGACGGATGGCTGGCGCGAAAACTGGATGCGGTCACGGTATGGGGCGCCATTCTGGATCCGATCGGCGACAAGGTTCTGGTGTGCGGCGCCATTCTGGGCCTGCTGGCCATGGGCCCCCAGCCCATGGTGATCGTGCCGTCCGGCCTGATCCTGTTCCGCGAATTCACCGTCAGCGCCCTGCGGGAAGTGGGCGCCGGCAAGGGCATCAAGCTGCCTGTCACCCTGCTGGCCAAGTGGAAGACCACCTGCCAGCTCACGGCGCTGGGGGCGGAGCTTCTGCTGGCGGCCGGTTCGGCCTTCACCATGACGCCGGCCTGGCGCGAAGCCCTGGCCCTTTTCGCCCACGGCACCCTCTGGGTCGCCGCCGTCATCACTATCGTCACGGGGTTCCAGTACTGGGACCAGACCCGCAAGGCGCTGCAGGATTAG